A DNA window from Methanobacterium sp. contains the following coding sequences:
- a CDS encoding tetratricopeptide repeat protein, producing MPYFFKEVFIIGIFDNFKKNSQIKKAYNLINSGNYAEALKCYNEILETDLHYTDAWFGKGVVLQRLEKYSDALEAYDKALELDPDFVDVWCGKGVVLGELGKYQEALKAYTKALGLDPKYVEAWYNKGVILGKLGKYEEELEAYDNTLKSDPSHVNALHNKGITYGVLDKYQEALNCFDKELKLEPQNTNAWYSKGNVLTKLEKYKEAIECYDKALKTNSEFIYAWIAKGNALLSLRKYQEAVEIYDKAIEIYDFMAPKSEISNALKIDPNYDGAWFNKGYALEKLEKYPEAVESFDKVLEIKPENVNALFQKGHSLANLGKYSEAVESYDKVLKINPNDMETLYNKGNIMIELGNYQEALTSFDDVLKVDPNDVETWVDRGRVFVKLEKHQEAIESINNALEINPEFEPALKAKEEILEAKK from the coding sequence ATGCCATATTTTTTTAAGGAGGTGTTTATAATAGGCATTTTCGATAATTTTAAGAAAAATTCACAGATTAAAAAAGCTTACAACCTGATTAATAGTGGCAATTATGCGGAAGCATTGAAATGTTACAATGAAATATTAGAAACAGATTTACATTATACTGATGCGTGGTTTGGTAAAGGAGTTGTCTTACAAAGGCTTGAGAAGTATAGTGATGCTTTGGAAGCTTATGATAAAGCTTTAGAATTAGATCCAGATTTTGTTGATGTATGGTGTGGTAAAGGTGTTGTTTTAGGAGAACTTGGAAAATATCAGGAGGCCTTAAAGGCTTATACTAAAGCTTTAGGATTAGATCCTAAATATGTTGAGGCATGGTATAATAAGGGCGTGATTTTAGGAAAACTTGGAAAGTATGAAGAAGAATTAGAAGCCTATGATAACACTTTAAAAAGTGATCCCAGTCATGTTAATGCATTACATAACAAAGGAATTACATATGGAGTCCTAGATAAATATCAAGAAGCATTGAACTGCTTTGATAAGGAATTAAAATTGGAACCACAAAATACAAATGCATGGTATAGTAAAGGAAATGTCCTTACAAAGCTTGAAAAATATAAAGAAGCAATAGAATGCTACGATAAAGCCCTAAAAACAAACTCAGAATTTATTTATGCATGGATTGCCAAAGGAAATGCTCTTTTAAGTCTAAGAAAATATCAAGAGGCAGTAGAAATCTATGATAAGGCCATTGAAATCTATGATTTCATGGCGCCGAAATCAGAGATTTCGAACGCTTTAAAAATAGATCCAAATTATGATGGTGCATGGTTTAACAAAGGATATGCATTAGAAAAACTGGAAAAATATCCAGAAGCGGTGGAATCTTTTGACAAAGTCTTGGAGATAAAACCAGAAAATGTTAATGCATTGTTTCAGAAAGGTCACAGCTTAGCAAATCTCGGAAAATATTCTGAAGCTGTAGAAAGCTATGATAAAGTCTTAAAAATAAACCCAAATGATATGGAAACATTGTATAATAAAGGCAACATTATGATTGAACTTGGTAACTACCAAGAAGCATTAACATCTTTTGATGATGTATTAAAGGTAGATCCAAATGATGTTGAAACGTGGGTTGATAGAGGGCGTGTTTTTGTAAAACTTGAGAAACATCAAGAGGCAATAGAATCTATCAATAACGCTCTAGAAATAAATCCGGAGTTTGAACCTGCATTGAAAGCTAAAGAAGAAATTTTAGAAGCTAAAAAATAG
- a CDS encoding tetratricopeptide repeat protein, translating into MLETDLHYTNAWYGKGVVLQRLEKYNEALEAYDKALELDPNYIDVWYNKGVLLGELGKHQKALEAYDKVLELDPNYIDVWYNKGVLLGELGKHQKALEAYDKVLELDPNYVKALHNKGIAYGVLGKDQEALNCFDKEVMLDPNSIGAWYSKGIALKYLNRIQEALKSFDKALELDPNFELALNAKKEILEAKKE; encoded by the coding sequence ATCCTTGAAACAGACTTACATTATACTAATGCATGGTATGGTAAAGGAGTAGTCCTACAAAGGCTTGAAAAATATAATGAGGCTTTGGAAGCTTATGATAAAGCGTTAGAGCTGGATCCAAATTATATTGATGTGTGGTACAATAAGGGAGTGCTTTTGGGAGAACTTGGAAAACATCAAAAGGCTTTGGAAGCTTATGATAAAGTGTTAGAGCTGGATCCAAATTATATTGATGTGTGGTACAATAAGGGAGTGCTTTTGGGAGAACTTGGAAAACATCAAAAGGCTTTGGAAGCTTATGATAAAGTGTTAGAGCTGGATCCAAATTATGTTAAAGCGTTACATAACAAAGGAATTGCATATGGGGTTCTTGGAAAAGATCAAGAGGCATTGAACTGCTTTGATAAGGAAGTAATGTTAGATCCAAATAGTATAGGCGCGTGGTATAGTAAAGGGATAGCACTTAAATATCTTAATAGAATCCAAGAAGCCTTAAAATCCTTTGATAAAGCTTTAGAGTTAGATCCAAATTTTGAACTTGCTTTGAATGCTAAAAAAGAGATTTTAGAAGCTAAAAAAGAATAG
- a CDS encoding tetratricopeptide repeat protein, translating to MKLGRYQTALECFDKALEIDPEYELALKAKKKF from the coding sequence GTGAAGTTAGGAAGGTATCAAACGGCTTTGGAATGTTTTGATAAAGCTCTGGAGATTGATCCTGAATATGAACTCGCTTTAAAGGCCAAAAAGAAATTTTAG
- a CDS encoding tetratricopeptide repeat protein, giving the protein MFKIGLFDSFKKSSLIKKGITFENQGKYQEALYCYDKIISEIDANYAKAWYNKGVIFGKLGRSQDALKCYEKAIKLDPEYFKAWYNKGNILQELDKYEDAIGCYDKVMELNPEFLGAWTNKGNALYNIGRYGDAIECYDKVIELDSEFLRAWYNKGNAFRELGNYVKAIDCFNRALELNPVYADALFNKAIVFELFGKYEKAIECFNKTLDLEPSNAKVWFAKGFVLMQHEEYQEALECFDKALELDPNHFDALFNKGDVLKYLERYDEAIECFDKSLEIDLNDSKVWYNKGVVFTLLEQYREALKNYNKALELDPKYAEVWYNKGVVLKRLEQYQEALKSYDKALEIDPKLVSALHNKGVIFIQLEQYQEALKCYNNALEIDLMMWKYGITKARH; this is encoded by the coding sequence GTGTTTAAAATAGGATTATTTGACAGTTTTAAGAAGAGTTCACTTATTAAAAAGGGAATTACATTTGAAAATCAGGGTAAATATCAGGAAGCGTTATATTGCTATGATAAAATTATTTCAGAAATAGACGCAAATTATGCTAAAGCATGGTATAATAAAGGAGTGATTTTTGGAAAGCTCGGAAGATCTCAAGATGCTTTGAAATGTTATGAAAAAGCCATTAAATTAGATCCTGAATATTTTAAAGCATGGTATAATAAAGGAAATATTCTACAAGAGTTAGACAAATATGAAGATGCAATTGGGTGTTATGATAAAGTAATGGAATTGAATCCGGAGTTTTTGGGAGCATGGACCAATAAAGGGAATGCTCTTTATAATATTGGTAGGTATGGTGATGCAATTGAGTGTTATGATAAAGTAATAGAATTGGATTCGGAGTTTTTAAGAGCTTGGTATAATAAAGGGAATGCTTTTAGAGAATTGGGTAATTATGTGAAGGCAATTGACTGTTTCAACAGAGCTTTAGAGTTGAATCCAGTATATGCGGATGCTTTGTTTAATAAGGCCATTGTTTTTGAATTATTCGGTAAATATGAAAAAGCAATTGAATGTTTTAACAAAACTTTAGATTTAGAACCAAGTAATGCAAAGGTATGGTTTGCTAAAGGTTTTGTTTTAATGCAGCACGAAGAATATCAGGAAGCGTTGGAATGTTTTGATAAAGCGTTAGAACTAGATCCAAATCACTTTGATGCCTTGTTTAATAAAGGTGATGTTTTAAAGTATCTTGAGAGGTACGATGAAGCAATAGAATGTTTTGATAAATCTCTGGAAATAGATCTAAATGATTCTAAAGTATGGTATAATAAAGGAGTTGTCTTTACACTACTTGAGCAGTATCGGGAAGCTTTAAAAAATTATAATAAAGCTTTGGAGCTAGATCCAAAGTATGCTGAAGTATGGTATAATAAAGGAGTTGTCCTTAAAAGACTTGAACAGTATCAGGAAGCTTTAAAATCTTATGATAAAGCGTTAGAAATAGATCCAAAACTTGTTAGTGCATTGCATAATAAAGGAGTTATTTTTATACAACTTGAACAGTATCAGGAAGCTTTAAAATGTTACAATAACGCGTTAGAAATAGATCTAATGATGTGGAAATATGGTATAACAAAGGCGAGACATTAG
- a CDS encoding cysteine peptidase family C39 domain-containing protein produces the protein MCNEIYTTEAELAQLAGTDKDGTTMYGLVHAAQVKGLNATGMILPVDQLKLGYMVLLTVGGLYHFSVITSINGTTGISQGIAWAIWEAVDAIGPTELPEDGNNTTNTTN, from the coding sequence TTGTGTAATGAAATTTACACCACAGAAGCCGAACTTGCCCAATTAGCAGGTACAGATAAAGATGGAACTACAATGTATGGATTAGTGCATGCAGCGCAAGTTAAGGGCTTAAATGCAACTGGCATGATACTACCCGTGGATCAACTTAAACTGGGTTATATGGTGCTTTTGACTGTAGGTGGGCTTTATCACTTCAGCGTTATAACAAGTATAAACGGTACAACTGGAATTTCTCAAGGTATAGCTTGGGCTATCTGGGAAGCAGTTGATGCAATTGGACCTACAGAATTACCTGAAGATGGTAATAACACAACCAACACTACTAATTGA
- a CDS encoding cysteine peptidase family C39 domain-containing protein, with amino-acid sequence MIQSDIWDCGPASLATVLNNMGISATQDELASLAGTDETGTSLYGLKIAAQSKGVTAIGARLTIDQLLTNNIVVLSINGVNHFDVVQNITNTTVYLFDPNLGNIQMTRDKFNELYIGIALLINEQAPANATILTDDEMRNIKGSWHWEKVIYLNNSFTGLNRNFHCNGHLFN; translated from the coding sequence GTGATACAAAGTGACATCTGGGATTGTGGACCTGCAAGTCTCGCTACAGTCCTAAATAACATGGGGATCAGCGCAACACAGGATGAACTTGCAAGTTTGGCAGGTACAGACGAAACTGGAACTAGTTTATATGGCCTAAAGATAGCAGCACAATCCAAAGGAGTAACTGCAATAGGAGCAAGACTAACTATTGATCAACTTTTGACCAACAATATAGTAGTTCTATCCATCAATGGAGTTAATCACTTCGACGTCGTGCAAAATATCACCAATACAACAGTTTACCTATTCGACCCTAACCTTGGAAACATTCAAATGACAAGAGACAAATTCAATGAACTCTATATTGGAATTGCATTGTTAATTAATGAGCAAGCACCAGCAAACGCTACAATATTAACTGACGATGAGATGAGGAATATCAAAGGAAGTTGGCATTGGGAGAAAGTTATTTATCTAAATAATTCTTTTACAGGTTTAAACAGGAATTTTCACTGCAACGGGCATCTATTCAACTGA
- a CDS encoding tetratricopeptide repeat protein, with product MFIIGLFNGSGQKKLTKENYKQFKQDKFQEMLEHYDNILEIKPDYVEAWHGRGVVLDQLGRYQEAIESYDKTLELEPKKVEAWYNKGNALESLGKYQEAIESYNKALEIDPNYASPLNNKGYILTKLGKYQEALKCHDKALEIEPKNAEAWNNKGIALEKLGKYQEALECHDKALEIEPKNANAWNNKGIALEKLGKYQEAIESYNKALEIEPKIAEIWYNKGNTFGDLGKFQEAIESYDKALEINPKDVEAWYNKGNTFGNLGKFQKAIESYDKALEIDPNDFDAWNNKGHALKDSGRYQEAIKSYDKALEINPDFEPALKAKEEILKAKK from the coding sequence GTGTTTATAATAGGTTTATTTAACGGATCTGGCCAAAAAAAACTTACTAAAGAAAATTATAAACAATTTAAACAGGATAAATTTCAAGAGATGTTGGAACATTATGATAATATCCTCGAAATAAAACCTGATTATGTTGAAGCGTGGCATGGTAGGGGAGTGGTTTTAGACCAACTGGGAAGGTATCAGGAAGCGATTGAATCTTATGATAAAACATTAGAATTAGAACCGAAAAAAGTTGAAGCATGGTATAATAAAGGTAATGCACTGGAAAGTCTTGGTAAGTATCAGGAAGCAATAGAATCATACAATAAAGCACTAGAAATAGATCCAAATTATGCTTCTCCATTGAATAACAAGGGATACATTTTAACAAAACTTGGTAAGTATCAGGAAGCATTAAAATGTCATGATAAAGCATTGGAAATAGAACCAAAAAATGCAGAAGCATGGAATAATAAAGGAATTGCCCTTGAAAAACTTGGTAAGTATCAGGAAGCATTAGAATGTCATGATAAAGCATTGGAAATAGAGCCAAAAAATGCAAATGCATGGAATAATAAAGGAATTGCCCTTGAAAAACTTGGTAAGTATCAGGAAGCAATAGAATCCTATAATAAAGCATTGGAAATAGAACCAAAAATAGCTGAAATATGGTATAACAAAGGCAATACTTTTGGGGATCTGGGTAAGTTTCAAGAAGCAATAGAATCATATGATAAAGCTTTAGAAATAAATCCTAAAGATGTAGAAGCATGGTATAACAAAGGTAATACTTTTGGAAATCTTGGTAAGTTTCAGAAAGCAATAGAATCATATGATAAAGCTTTAGAAATAGATCCAAATGATTTTGATGCTTGGAACAATAAAGGACATGCTCTTAAAGACAGTGGTAGATATCAAGAAGCAATAAAATCTTATGATAAAGCTTTAGAAATAAATCCGGACTTTGAACCTGCATTGAAAGCTAAAGAAGAAATTTTAAAAGCTAAAAAATAA